The genome window TCACGGCCATTTCGGCTGCGGCCAAGGCGGTCGGGAATTCGATCCCCCTGATAGCCGACGGTGGCATCCGTTACAGCGGAGATATCACCAAGGCCCTGGCCGCAGGAGCATCCACCGTGATGCTCGGCGGACTGCTTGCCGGATTGGCGGAGAGTCCGGGAGAGATGATTCTCTTCCAGGGAAGGACGTTCAAACGGTATCGCGGAATGGGGTCGCTCGGCGCGATGGTCGCCGGCAGCAGTGACCGGTACCGGCAGACCGTCACGGAAGACGATTTGAAAGGCCGACCGAAGCTCGTCCCCGAGGGTGTCGAGGGTCGCGTCCCCTACAAGGGGGCTCTCAACGCGCTGATCTATCAGCTCGTCGGAGGGCTCCGGGCGGGGATGGGATACCTGGGCGTCCGGGATATCGAGGCACTTCGCACTCAGGCGAAGTTCCTCAAGGTGACGCCGGCGACGGTCAGGGAGAGTCATCCTCATGACATCGCCATCACGCAGGAAGCGCCCAACTACACCGTCGAGCACTCGCCCAACGAAGGCCATTAGCCGCGGCCTGGCGACGATCGTCCTCTCCGGACTGGCGGTCGGGATGGCTACGGCCGCTCCCCCCGCCAGTGAGGGAAAATCGGCCGGCGATCCGCTCAGCTCGCTGAAGAGCCGCTCCGGGGAGATCCGCTGGTCGGAGATCCGCGAGCGTGCCTCCGGGACGGCCCAGGCCTCGGTCGGGATCCCCCGGCCGGAGCTGCAGAAGCCGTCGCTCCCGCCGGTCACCGAGACCGTCTTCGACCAGATCGACGCTCCCTTCGGCGATATCGACGAGGAGCTGCTGACGGACAAGGAGCTGGTCGCTCCCGCGCCGCTCCCCGCCGCCCACCTCAACCGTTCGGCGATCCTACCGCTGAACGCCGAATACTTCGCGCCGCAGCCCTTCCCGGCCCCGGCGACGCTGCAGGCGGAAGAGACCGCCGTCGGTCCCGGAACGCCGCTGCCGATCCGGAGCAATCCGTTCGCGGTCGCCCAGCAGGACGCGGCTCCGATTCCCGCCGCTCCGCTCGTGCCGCAGCCCGACCAGCCCAGCAGCCCCGAGGCGCTGAAGCAGCGCGACCTTCCGGAGAATCAGCAGCGGTCCCGCTTCAAGGATCCCCTCGTCCGGGCCGCGACCGGCACCAGCGGACTGAAGCCGCTCGCCAACATCCTGCCGCACTACGACTACACGCCGTCGGGAGCGGATCCGTATTCGCGGCTGTGCCCCCGCCCCCCCGAAGCCCCGGCGGACGGCAAGTACGACCTCTGCCCGGATGAGCATCCGCTCGGCAACGAGGGGAACCTGGCACGGGCCTTCGGCGCCACCGACTTCATGTGGACCGCGTCGAACCTGTACCACAACCCGCTCTACTTTGAGGATCCGAACCTTGAGCGGTACGGCCAGACGCACGGCGTCCTGCAGCCGGCCGCCTCGATCGGACGGTTCGGCCTCCAGCTCGTCGGCCTGCCGTACCAGATGGCCCTCGATCCCCCGTGCCGCTGGGAATACACCCTCGGCTGGTATCGTCCGCAGGAAATCTGCACTCCTCGCAAGAAGTCCCGCATCCCGCTCAACGCCAAAGCCGCCGCCACCTCGGCAGCCGCTTATACCGGCCTGATCTTCATCTTCCCGTAGACGACACCCGTCACGAAACACGCACAGCCGAACGGCGTCCAGAGGGCGCCCTTCGGCTGTCGTCGTTTTCCGAGGTTAAACACCAAGGCACCAAGGAGGCACCAAGAACACAAAGGGGAGCGCCCGGCGGGGTACGTCTTGGTGACCTTTGTGCCTCCTTTGTGTCTTGGTGTTTAACCTAATCGGCCCTAGCTGGCCGACTGAGAAACGGCGGGCCGCTCGGCAGTCCCTTCGCGGGAAGCAGGAGGCTGGGGCTTCTTGGCCCGCCGCAGGAGGTCGACGAGCCGCCGCGGCAGGAGGCTCTTCAGCAGCGTCCGCCAGCTGCGACCGGGGGTCCGCCGCGTCCCCATGGCGCGAAGGGCGTGGATCGCGCTCTCCACGCTCTGTCCATTCTCCAGAAGCTCGTCCGCCAGCCAGTCGTGGGCGTCGGCCAGTGCCGCCCGGATCTGGCTGGAGGAGAGGGCCAGGCGGGAGCGGTGCTGGTGCAGCTCCTCGTGGAGCGTCCGGAGGAACGAGCGGGCGAAGTGCAGGCTGTTCTCGCGGTTCGTGATGTGATCGCCGATGCCGACCCGGTACAGGATCGACGGCACGTCGATGAAGGCGACGGGCCCCAGGCGGCAGGTCGCCAGGTGATATTTGAAGTCTTCGCCGCCGCGGAGCATCCCCGTATCGAAGGGGCCGACCTGGCGGGCCCACTCCTGCTTGACCAGGACCGTGGGGGTGTGGACCAGGTTCCCGCGGAACATCGTGGAGTAGATGTCTCCGACCCCCACGTCGGCGTCCTTCCACTCCCCGACGACCTCGGGACAGTAGCTCGACAGCGGCCGCAGTTCCGGGAACGGTGTCTCGCCGGGGAGGTGCTGGTAGGCGGAGTACATTCGCTTCAGGTAGTTCGCCTGATGCGGAGTCTTGTCCGGGCGGATCGCGTCCATGTTGGTCCACAGCATCCCGACCTCCGGGAAGCGGCTGGCGACGCGGAGCTGCAGAGAGAGCTTCCAGGGATGCCAGATGTCATCCGAGTCGAGGAAGGCGATCCACTCGCCCCGGGCCTGCGAGAGGGCAAAGTTGCGGGCGGCGGAGACCCCCTGGTTGGCCTGGCGGAAGGCCCGCACCCGGCCGTCGCGGGAGGCATAGTCGGCGAGAACGCGGGGGGTGCTGTCCCGGGAGCCGTCGTCGACGACCAGGACTTCCAGGTTGGTCCAGGTCTGGGCGAGGGCGCTCTCGATCGCCTCCCCGACAAAGCGGACCCGGTTGTAGGTCGGAAGGACGATCGAAATCAGCGGCGTGTCAGTCATGATCCGGACAATGCGAACGATGGGCGTCTTCGGTCCGGCAAGACTACTGTTGTCCCTGAATTGAGGCGGTCGGCACTTGCCGCGGAAATTTCGATTTCACGAAACGACGTTGTGCCGGAAGAATCGGTACGACTGTTCCGGCATGTCGCCTTTCGACAACGGCGAATTGTCCGCAGTAAGTCGCTGTCCCGCGATGCTTTACGGCATCGAAGCTGACGGGGCCGTAAGATTCCGAGCTTAAATGGCCCTCAGAGGCGAAACACCCGGACAACAAGAACGCACCAAGGCCACCAAGAGGCAGACGGCAGGGCCAAGCTTGGTGCTCTTGGTGCCCCCTTCGTGCCTTGGTGTTTAACAACCAGCCCGCGCACGCCGACAATCGGCCTCTAGAACTCCCGCCGCTGCCGCGACGAGGGAATGTTG of Planctomyces sp. SH-PL14 contains these proteins:
- a CDS encoding glycosyltransferase family 2 protein, which codes for MTDTPLISIVLPTYNRVRFVGEAIESALAQTWTNLEVLVVDDGSRDSTPRVLADYASRDGRVRAFRQANQGVSAARNFALSQARGEWIAFLDSDDIWHPWKLSLQLRVASRFPEVGMLWTNMDAIRPDKTPHQANYLKRMYSAYQHLPGETPFPELRPLSSYCPEVVGEWKDADVGVGDIYSTMFRGNLVHTPTVLVKQEWARQVGPFDTGMLRGGEDFKYHLATCRLGPVAFIDVPSILYRVGIGDHITNRENSLHFARSFLRTLHEELHQHRSRLALSSSQIRAALADAHDWLADELLENGQSVESAIHALRAMGTRRTPGRSWRTLLKSLLPRRLVDLLRRAKKPQPPASREGTAERPAVSQSAS